A genome region from Candidatus Firestonebacteria bacterium RIFOXYD2_FULL_39_29 includes the following:
- a CDS encoding 50S ribosomal protein L32: MANPKRRFSASRRDHRRSQWKLKTPGLSVCPQCKQSKLPHRVCENCGYYGKKEVLDV; this comes from the coding sequence ATGGCAAACCCAAAAAGAAGGTTTTCTGCTTCAAGAAGGGATCACAGAAGATCTCAGTGGAAATTAAAGACCCCCGGTCTATCCGTATGTCCGCAGTGTAAGCAAAGCAAGCTTCCTCACAGAGTTTGTGAAAATTGCGGTTATTACGGAAAAAAAGAAGTATTGGACGTTTAG
- a CDS encoding 3-oxoacyl-ACP synthase: protein MSKISAKITGIGFYAPEKILTNKDLEKMVETTDEWIKTRTGMSERHIADEKTATSDLATQAALRAIEMAKIKPEEIDIIMVGTVSPDMAFPSSACFVQNNIKATKAAAFDLSAACSGFIYGLTLAKGMIVSGEAKTILVIGADCLSKLTDWTDRNTCVLFGDGAGAVVLQSTEEDTGLLSSYIFSDGTKTHLLEVPAGGSRTPFSEEVLKNRSNFIKMEGNEVFKNAVKGMERAIDTALLKVGLKYEDVSLVIPHQANIRIIESIAKRMKLPPEKVFINLEKYGNTSSASIPIAMTEAYAAGRLKKGDILVITAFGAGLTMGAAVIKWSI, encoded by the coding sequence ATGTCGAAGATATCTGCAAAAATAACCGGGATCGGTTTTTACGCTCCCGAAAAGATCTTAACCAATAAAGACCTCGAGAAGATGGTGGAAACTACCGATGAATGGATAAAAACCCGGACCGGGATGTCGGAACGTCACATTGCTGATGAAAAAACCGCCACTTCGGACCTTGCTACGCAGGCAGCTTTAAGAGCCATTGAAATGGCAAAGATTAAGCCTGAAGAAATAGATATAATTATGGTAGGTACTGTTTCACCTGATATGGCTTTTCCTTCCTCCGCCTGTTTTGTCCAAAACAATATTAAAGCAACTAAAGCTGCCGCTTTTGACCTCTCTGCCGCTTGCTCCGGCTTTATTTACGGCCTTACTCTTGCAAAGGGAATGATAGTGTCCGGTGAAGCGAAAACCATTCTTGTTATCGGGGCTGATTGTCTTTCAAAACTTACGGATTGGACGGACAGAAACACCTGTGTTCTCTTTGGAGATGGCGCAGGTGCGGTAGTACTACAGTCGACGGAAGAAGACACAGGACTACTCTCTTCTTATATTTTTTCTGATGGCACTAAAACGCATCTATTGGAAGTTCCCGCAGGCGGTTCAAGAACCCCGTTCTCGGAAGAAGTACTGAAAAACCGGAGTAATTTTATAAAAATGGAAGGCAATGAAGTGTTTAAGAACGCGGTAAAGGGCATGGAGAGAGCTATCGACACGGCCCTTCTTAAAGTAGGTCTGAAGTATGAAGATGTCTCCCTTGTTATTCCCCACCAGGCAAATATCAGGATAATAGAATCCATAGCAAAAAGAATGAAACTTCCGCCGGAGAAAGTATTTATTAATCTGGAAAAGTACGGTAACACTTCGTCAGCTTCAATACCGATAGCAATGACCGAAGCATATGCGGCAGGAAGATTAAAAAAAGGTGATATCCTTGTCATAACGGCGTTTGGCGCCGGCTTGACCATGGGTGCCGCCGTAATAAAATGGTCAATATAA
- a CDS encoding phosphate acyltransferase, with amino-acid sequence MKIALDAMGGDNAPAIEVEGAVLAAKEFGIEVILVGDKPGIEAELEKYKTKGLAISVVHASEVIGMHESPTDAYKQKKDSSLVVGVKLVKDKKADALISAGNTGAVMATALFELGRLKGVARPALGAFFPSKHGRALLLDAGANADCKPKHLQQFAIMGAVYYNDVITAGSPRVGLISIGEEETKGNDLTIEAAKLIKATNVKFIGNIEGRDILSDKADVIICDGFVGNVVLKFAESLAKNFFAILKAELSGKSIFISIGAWILKPVFKGIIKKTDYAEYGCAPLLGINGYIFVSHGSSNVKAMKNAFKTAVESVQSNVQDHIAEEIKKFSNGETE; translated from the coding sequence ATGAAAATAGCCCTTGACGCAATGGGCGGTGACAACGCACCGGCAATAGAAGTAGAAGGTGCCGTTTTAGCCGCAAAAGAATTCGGTATTGAGGTTATCCTTGTAGGAGACAAACCAGGAATAGAAGCTGAGTTGGAAAAATACAAAACTAAAGGCTTGGCTATTTCTGTTGTGCATGCTTCCGAAGTTATCGGTATGCATGAATCTCCCACAGACGCTTACAAACAAAAAAAAGACTCCTCTCTTGTAGTCGGTGTAAAACTCGTAAAAGATAAAAAAGCGGATGCTCTCATTTCTGCCGGTAATACAGGCGCGGTTATGGCAACGGCACTTTTTGAACTTGGCCGGCTTAAGGGTGTGGCACGTCCCGCACTTGGCGCATTCTTTCCTTCGAAGCATGGCCGGGCTCTTCTTCTGGACGCCGGCGCGAACGCCGACTGCAAACCGAAACATCTTCAGCAATTCGCAATAATGGGTGCTGTATATTATAATGATGTTATAACTGCGGGATCACCCAGGGTCGGACTTATCAGTATAGGAGAAGAAGAGACCAAAGGGAATGATCTCACCATTGAAGCGGCAAAACTTATTAAAGCGACAAACGTTAAATTTATTGGAAATATAGAAGGCCGGGATATCCTTTCCGATAAAGCGGATGTTATCATCTGCGATGGTTTCGTGGGAAATGTAGTTTTAAAATTTGCCGAAAGTTTGGCAAAAAATTTCTTTGCGATATTAAAAGCGGAACTTTCTGGGAAGAGTATATTCATCTCCATAGGAGCCTGGATATTAAAACCGGTGTTTAAAGGTATAATAAAAAAGACCGATTATGCGGAATACGGTTGTGCCCCGCTTCTCGGTATTAACGGTTACATTTTCGTAAGTCACGGAAGTTCCAACGTAAAAGCAATGAAAAATGCTTTTAAAACCGCGGTGGAATCTGTACAGAGCAATGTCCAAGATCATATTGCCGAAGAGATAAAAAAATTCAGTAATGGTGAAACGGAGTAA
- a CDS encoding acetolactate synthase small subunit has protein sequence MKHTISVLVENKPGVLARVAGLFSGRGFNIESLTVGETEDACVSRMTIVVGGDDMILEQVSKQLNKLIDTIKVIDMTEKQFINRELALIKVAVNSGNRGEVMQVVNIFRGKIVDISPKTFTVEVTGTDDKINALLELLLPFGIKEMVRTGAVALTREWQKEEVKKVK, from the coding sequence ATGAAACATACAATATCGGTTTTAGTTGAGAATAAACCGGGGGTCTTAGCCCGTGTAGCGGGGCTTTTCTCCGGCAGGGGCTTTAATATAGAGAGCTTGACTGTTGGAGAGACAGAAGATGCCTGTGTTTCCAGAATGACGATAGTAGTGGGCGGCGATGATATGATTTTAGAACAGGTAAGCAAACAGCTAAATAAACTCATAGATACTATTAAAGTAATTGATATGACTGAAAAACAATTTATTAACCGCGAACTTGCCTTGATTAAAGTTGCCGTTAATTCCGGAAATAGAGGGGAAGTAATGCAGGTTGTAAATATTTTTCGCGGAAAGATTGTGGATATTAGTCCAAAGACTTTTACCGTGGAAGTAACCGGCACCGATGATAAGATAAATGCGTTACTCGAACTTCTTTTACCTTTTGGTATTAAAGAGATGGTGCGAACAGGCGCAGTAGCCCTGACCCGTGAATGGCAGAAGGAAGAAGTGAAGAAAGTGAAATAG
- a CDS encoding acetolactate synthase, large subunit, biosynthetic type, whose amino-acid sequence MKKKGAEILIECLEREGVDIIWGIPGGQAIPIFDALYDSKKIKLVLTRHEQGAAHMADGYARSTGRTGVCIATSGPGATNLVTGLATAYMDSIPMIAITAQVPTKMIGNDAFQEADVVGITRPVTKHNYLVKDINDLAKIVREAFYIATTGRKGPVLIDLPSDVAKAEAEFIWPEKIEMKNYNPTYKGNINQIKKAAEEINKAKKPVIYAGAGILAAGASKELKAFAEKTGAPVGLTLLSLGCFPGTHNQFIGMLGMHGTRTSNLAMHESDLIIAIGARFDDRVTGNLAFFAKKAKIIHIDIDPTSISKSVRADIPIVGDAKSVLPELTKQVTVGKHPEWWAKIHEWKKNFPLLYSKKGALKPQSVIEHIYDLTKGKAIVVTEVGQHQMWTAQFFKFDIPRTFVTSGGLGTMGFGLPAAIGAQFGNPDKLVFDISGDGSIQMNIQELIIAVEHKLPIKIIILNNGCLGMVRQWQQLFWKKRYSGVDLTIQPDFVKLAEAYGAAGMRITKEEEVKEALEKALKINDRPTLIDFKVAKEENVLPMVPAGAAITEAIDYKDVELA is encoded by the coding sequence ATGAAAAAGAAAGGTGCTGAAATATTAATAGAATGCCTTGAACGGGAAGGCGTGGATATAATCTGGGGGATACCCGGAGGTCAGGCAATTCCTATCTTTGACGCGCTTTATGACAGTAAGAAGATAAAGCTTGTTCTTACCAGGCATGAACAGGGCGCGGCTCATATGGCTGATGGGTATGCAAGATCAACCGGAAGGACGGGAGTTTGTATTGCCACCTCGGGACCGGGCGCGACTAATCTGGTGACCGGATTGGCAACTGCCTATATGGATTCTATTCCGATGATCGCTATCACGGCTCAGGTACCGACAAAAATGATTGGTAATGATGCTTTCCAGGAAGCAGATGTTGTCGGGATTACCAGGCCTGTAACGAAACATAACTATCTGGTAAAAGATATAAATGATCTGGCAAAAATTGTCAGAGAAGCCTTTTATATCGCTACTACCGGAAGGAAAGGGCCTGTCCTTATTGACCTTCCTTCGGATGTCGCCAAAGCAGAAGCGGAGTTTATATGGCCTGAAAAAATAGAAATGAAAAATTACAATCCGACGTACAAAGGAAATATTAATCAGATCAAAAAAGCGGCGGAAGAAATCAACAAGGCCAAAAAACCTGTCATCTATGCGGGTGCCGGAATTCTTGCGGCGGGTGCCAGCAAGGAGCTTAAAGCTTTTGCGGAAAAAACGGGCGCTCCGGTCGGGCTCACTCTTTTGAGCCTGGGTTGTTTTCCCGGGACGCATAATCAATTTATCGGTATGCTTGGTATGCACGGGACCAGGACTTCCAATCTGGCAATGCATGAGTCGGATCTGATAATCGCGATTGGCGCCAGATTTGATGACCGGGTTACCGGGAATCTTGCTTTTTTTGCAAAGAAAGCAAAAATTATTCATATTGATATTGACCCGACATCTATCAGCAAAAGTGTCAGGGCGGATATTCCGATAGTGGGAGATGCAAAAAGTGTTCTTCCTGAACTGACAAAACAAGTAACGGTGGGAAAACATCCGGAATGGTGGGCGAAGATTCATGAATGGAAAAAGAATTTTCCGCTTCTTTACTCGAAAAAAGGTGCGCTTAAGCCCCAGTCTGTTATTGAACATATTTATGACCTTACTAAAGGTAAGGCAATCGTTGTCACTGAAGTCGGCCAGCATCAGATGTGGACTGCCCAGTTCTTTAAGTTTGATATTCCGAGAACTTTTGTAACTTCAGGAGGGCTTGGAACTATGGGCTTTGGGCTTCCTGCCGCGATTGGCGCTCAATTTGGAAATCCAGACAAGCTGGTATTTGATATTTCCGGAGACGGGTCAATACAGATGAATATTCAGGAACTTATAATTGCCGTTGAACATAAACTTCCGATCAAGATAATAATACTTAATAACGGCTGTCTTGGCATGGTTCGCCAGTGGCAGCAGCTCTTCTGGAAAAAGCGTTATTCCGGCGTGGATCTTACAATCCAGCCGGATTTTGTAAAACTTGCAGAAGCATATGGCGCAGCCGGCATGAGAATAACAAAAGAGGAAGAGGTTAAAGAAGCTCTTGAAAAAGCGCTTAAGATTAATGACCGTCCGACTTTGATAGATTTTAAAGTCGCTAAGGAAGAAAATGTGCTTCCGATGGTTCCCGCGGGCGCGGCTATTACAGAAGCGATAGATTATAAGGATGTTGAATTGGCATAG